A section of the Lusitaniella coriacea LEGE 07157 genome encodes:
- a CDS encoding monovalent cation/H(+) antiporter subunit G, producing the protein MIDILSYGLIVVGIIFWFWGTFPLVGNRSVLFKLHSLSVADTLGSMTIVIGLLLKIPNEWPLLLLAIITLAIWNTVLGYVLAYCSSSGKNIRSSHSTDEVGWVEE; encoded by the coding sequence ATGATTGATATTTTAAGTTATGGCTTGATTGTTGTTGGGATTATCTTCTGGTTTTGGGGAACATTCCCGTTAGTTGGAAATCGTTCGGTTTTATTCAAACTCCACAGCCTTTCTGTTGCCGATACTTTGGGTTCGATGACGATTGTCATTGGTTTGTTGCTCAAAATACCGAATGAATGGCCTTTGTTACTCCTGGCGATTATTACTTTAGCAATTTGGAACACAGTTTTAGGATATGTCTTGGCGTACTGTTCTAGTAGTGGAAAGAATATTCGTTCTTCTCACTCAACAGATGAAGTCGGTTGGGTTGAGGAATGA
- a CDS encoding cation:proton antiporter: MDAIAYLNIILRLAIWFLLTADFSLSNIIIGVAIALLLPRGATSPSALKDWLRVLWEIIIAIPQAYMEAIEIMLRPHNHEDIVQERVKPCRTPGLVFLDIFLITFTPKTIVTKYHENGWYEVHRVKRKRRNTVRQGDRETR; encoded by the coding sequence ATGGACGCGATCGCGTATCTTAACATAATCCTTCGATTGGCAATCTGGTTCTTGCTTACCGCTGACTTCAGTTTGTCCAATATTATCATCGGTGTCGCGATCGCGCTATTGTTACCTCGCGGTGCAACATCACCCAGTGCATTAAAAGATTGGTTGCGAGTATTGTGGGAAATTATTATTGCGATTCCCCAAGCTTATATGGAAGCAATAGAAATCATGCTTCGTCCCCACAACCACGAAGATATTGTTCAGGAAAGAGTCAAACCTTGTAGAACGCCGGGACTTGTATTTTTAGATATCTTTTTGATTACTTTTACCCCAAAAACAATTGTCACCAAATACCATGAAAATGGTTGGTATGAAGTTCACAGAGTCAAACGAAAGCGAAGGAATACGGTGAGACAGGGGGATAGGGAGACGAGGTAA